The region GGGGTGAGGAACGTGTCGAGTACGCGGGGTGTGCTGGATGCGGACATGGGCGTCCCTCTCCCTGATCGGCTCACATGACGGCTGGGGCCGGTTGCGCGCGGGGGTGCGCGGGCAGTTGCTACGTCAGGGGGCAGGTGTGGTGATCCGGAGCGTGTCGGCGGCCGTGCGGGCGGTTTCCTTGACGATGGCCAGGAGCCGTCTCGCGTCGTGGAGGGTGCGCGGTTCGGGGTCGATGATGCAGACCGTGAGCAGGACGAGGCCGGTGTGGGCGTCGATGACGGGGCTGCCGAAGTAGCTCTGGATGCCGATGGCGTCGACGACGTGGTTGCTGGCGAACCGCGGGGAGGCGGCCACGTTCGGCAGGGGCAGGGACAGCGTGCGGCGGACGACCTCGGGGCAGTATCCGTGGCTGCGGCTCATGGTGCGGCCGACGATGGGATAGCCGGCGTCGCGGGGCGGGTTGCGCAGTCCGAGGAACGTCTGCTCCTGGCCGAACGCGTTCACCATGGCATAGAGGAAGTCGGCACGCGCGCCCATGTCGTTGGCGATGTCGTCGAGTACCTCGACGCCCTCCATACGGATGCCCAGCTGCTCGAACCTGGTCAGGCGGGTGGCCATCTCGGCGGCTTCGGTTTCCGGGTCATCGGTGAAGGTCTCGATCCGGTGATGCACGGTGCGGTGCGCCGGGACGTGCAGAGCAGGGCTCGGTTGGCTGGGGGTGGAGGTCATCACGCGTCCAGGAGGGCTGAGTTGTCGGAGGCCAGGGTCACTACGTGCCTGATCAGGGCAAGCAGGACGCTGGCCACGGAGTCGGGATTGCGGGCGTCGCAGAACATGGCGGGGAAGGCGGCGGGTACGTCGAAGGCGTCGCGGATCTCGGCGAGGGTGCGCGGGACGGCCCCGGGGAAGCGGTTGACGGCGATGACGAAGGGCAGGCCGAGCTGTTCGAAGAAGTCGGCTGCCGGGTAGCTGCTCTCAAGCCTGCGGGTGTCGGCCAGGACCACGGCGCCGAAGGCGCCCTGGGACAGGTCGTGCCACAGACTCCAGAACCGCGGTTGTCCCGGCGTACCGAAGAGGTACAGCTCCAGGTCGTCCCAGCCGACACGGCCGAAGTCGAAGGCGACCGTCGTGGTCGTCTTGGCCTCGATACCGTCCAGGCTGTCGGTGGCCGCGCTGTGCGTGGTGAGGACTTCTTCGGTGCGCAGCGGCTTGATGTCGCTGATGGCGCCGATCGCGGTGGTCTTGCCGACGCCGAATCCTCCGGCGACGACCAGTTTCAGGGCCGTCCGCCCAGCAAGCTGCGGGAACTGCGTCATGGAGCTCACCCGGCCTTCGCTACCGCGTCGGGGAACTTGGTCCTGAGGAAGGCGCTGAGGGATTCCAGGAGCTGAATGTCGGAGCGGTCGCCCGGCGTCTGCGGGACGGGCACCATCAGGGCGCCCGCGTCGATCAGGTCGGAGACGAGAATCTTCACCGCGGTGACGTGCAGACCGGTGATGCCGGCCACTTCCGCGAGGGGACACTGCCGTTGACGGCACAGCGCGATGATCTTTGCGCTTTCCGCCGAGAGTCCGGGGGCGGGCCGACGGCGGCCGGGTCCGAGCACGGTCTGAAGGTTCAGGTGGTGACGGGGACGGGTGCGGCCGTCGGTCAGCGTGAAGAGCCGGACGATGCTCGCCGTGTCGTCTCCGGCCCCGCTTAAGGGCTCCTGACGTGGCCGGGAGGTCATGCGGCACCATCACCATCGGCATCGCGGTCACGGACGAGAGTGGTCATGAAGGGCGCGAACCGTGACACCAGCCGCCCGATCGCGAATGCGACGGCGCCGATGTTCGCGTCCGTGGCGACCAGCACGACCAGCACGGTGGCGACGGTGTTCCCGCTCTGGTTGAACGTGCTGCCGACGCCGGCGTTGGTGACGAGGAACATGACGTCGTCCCGCTCGACCAGGATCTGCTGCGCCGGCACCTGCTTGCCCTTGGGGCCGGTGACTCCCTTGGCCAGCCCCGCCATTCCCGAGAACGTGGCGGCCAGTTCGTCGGCCCAGTCGGGGTCCATGTGAGAGGAGAACACCTGCTTCAAGCCGTCGCGTGAGCCGAGCAAGGCGTGGCCGACACCGGCCGTGCTCGCCACGAAGTCGTCGAGCAGGCGCGTCATCTGCCCCTTGACCGCATCAGGGGAAGGCACGGAGGCCACTACACCATTCGTGTCGTTGGTCATGGTCGATTCGCTCCATGCGAAGTAGCGGGGAGGTACGGGGTCAGAACTGACTGATGGGGGGCGTAGAGGGAGCGGGTTCGGCGCTCAGCCCGGCGTGCAGGCCCGCTCGCCAGTCGCCCACGGCATGGGGATTCGCGGCCTGGGTCGGCACCTCTGCCTCGGTAGCGGTGCCGTCAACGGGCCTGTGTATACGCCTGCGCTTCGGCAGCGGGGCTGTGGCGCCCGGGTTCGCGGGGGAATTGCCCGGCGCCGGACGGACGAGCTGCTGTACGGCGACGCCCGCTTGCACGGGCTGCGAAGGGGCAACCGGCTCCGGCGTAGCCGAGATCGTGGCGGTGGCGACAGCGGGGGTGACCGGGACGAGGTACCGGGAGGGGACCACGACGTGGGCGGTGGTCCCCCCCATCGGGTTCATCGTCAGCCACACCCTCAGGCCGTACTTCTCAGCGATCTTCGCGCTGGTGATCAGACCGAGGCGGCCGGCCCGGACCTGGCCCGCGACATCGGTCTGCTCGGGGTGCTCCAGGAGACGGTTCAGCATGTCCCGCTGCTCAGGCTCCATCAGCAAGGTCGCCTTGTCCTCGACCTCGATCAGCAGACCGTGCGCCACCTGCTGTGTGCGGACGACGACATGGGTGGCCGGATCGGAGTGCTCCAGGCCGTTGTCGATCAGTTCGGCGAGCAGATGGGCCACGTCGGGATGGACGTGCGCCGGCAGCGCGAACGCGTCACCGACGTCGCTGGCCACGATCTGGACGCGCGGATACCTGACCACCTCGGACTTCGTGCCGCGCAGCACCGTGTCGATCTTGACGGGAGTGCGCGTCTCGCGAAGGTACTGACTGCCCAGGACGACGGAGACGCTCTCCACCATGCGGCGCAGCCGCATCGCGAGATGGTCGATCTTGAAGCTCCAGTCGAGGAGATCCGGATCCTCGGTCGCGTTCTGCAGGCTGCTCAGGTGCTCCAGCATCTCGCCTATCAGGCTGTGCTGGCGCCGGGTCAGAGTCCGGTGCATCTCCACCAGCACCGCCGCCTGAGACTCGTCATGCACTCGAATCAAGGAGCCCGCACCCTGCGTTTTCAGGGTCCCGATCAGCTCGATGACCTTGTCAAGCATGTCGCCGCCCGCCGACTGCGGGTCCTCCGGAAGCGGGGGCCGGGCACCCCGGCAGAGCTGATCCGCCGTCCAGACCATGGTCTGCTCAGCTGCATGTGCGGCCTCCGCGACCCGTTGCAGCTCGGCGTCGCGATGGCCCTGGAGAGAGGCCGCCACCGCCTGTACCCGGATGACACCGACGAGCACTGCGACGAGCACGCCGCCGCCGAGGGCTATCGCGAGCTGGGTGAAAGTGAACGGGAACCCCCACGCGGCGAGCACGGACACGCTCCACACGCCGACGACGCACACCAGAGGCGCGACCAGCACACCACCGACCTCATCGAGGAGGTAGCGATCCACACGAGGGCGACGACCGCGTCTGCGGTGACGGGTGACCGTGCGGGCGGAGGGCACGCGGTCAGGCATGAGGGTTCCTCAATGATGCGTTCCGGCAAAGGGCAAGAAGAAAAGGGACAAGCGGACAGCTCGCTCCTCCTCAGAAGGGGAGAGAGCACCAGGTCGTCGTGCCGTCGAGGCTGACGCCCCAGTCGTCGGCGATAGAGGCAACGAGGAACAGACCACGGCCATCCTCATCGTCGAGAGCGGCATCGCCCAGCACGGGACGCTTGTGAGAGCCATCCCTCACCTCGACCAGGAGGTGACTGGCGGTGAGGTACAGGCGTACCCCGACGTCACCGCCACCGTGCTTCAACGCGTTCGTGACCAGTTCGGTAGCAAGAAGCTCGGCGGACTCAACGAGGTCGGGCAGACGCCAGTACCTCAGCCCAGCCCGGATGATGAGGCGTACCCGAGATGGCACAACTCTGTCTGCTGGTGCGATGACGCCGGCCGAGGAGCCACTTCCGCAGGCGAAGGACATATCAAATCCGGTGTACACGCGAAGGTGAGGGGGGCTTACGGGGTCCGTCCGCACAGTGGTCGCAGTCGGTGTCATGCCGAACCCTTCATATGTCCGGAGGCACTCGTCACCACTCGCTCGATGTGGCAAGCCACTACGGAGGGCATCAACCGTTTCGTATCCGGCACCTTCACGAGGAAGACTGCGGTGCGCTGCTTCTCCGACTTCATGGGAGGGGGGCTCCTTGGTTCGGCGTCGGGCACGACGCAGGTGCGGACCTGCGATTCCGAATCCGTCATCGCTAGGGCCGAGAACACGGGCATCGGGATTCAACTTTGAGGTGCCGCCATCCGTGTCCTCGGGCACGTCGGATGCGGTACCCCTACCGTTCCAATCAAGGCAGTTGGCGTCACGGGCGCCCGTGACCAACTTTTCTGGACACGCACCGCTAGGGCGACCAGGGACAATGCCGCTTTCTGGACG is a window of Streptomyces sp. B21-083 DNA encoding:
- a CDS encoding GAF domain-containing protein, with the translated sequence MTSTPSQPSPALHVPAHRTVHHRIETFTDDPETEAAEMATRLTRFEQLGIRMEGVEVLDDIANDMGARADFLYAMVNAFGQEQTFLGLRNPPRDAGYPIVGRTMSRSHGYCPEVVRRTLSLPLPNVAASPRFASNHVVDAIGIQSYFGSPVIDAHTGLVLLTVCIIDPEPRTLHDARRLLAIVKETARTAADTLRITTPAP
- a CDS encoding GTP-binding protein, which gives rise to MTQFPQLAGRTALKLVVAGGFGVGKTTAIGAISDIKPLRTEEVLTTHSAATDSLDGIEAKTTTTVAFDFGRVGWDDLELYLFGTPGQPRFWSLWHDLSQGAFGAVVLADTRRLESSYPAADFFEQLGLPFVIAVNRFPGAVPRTLAEIRDAFDVPAAFPAMFCDARNPDSVASVLLALIRHVVTLASDNSALLDA
- a CDS encoding DUF742 domain-containing protein, coding for MTSRPRQEPLSGAGDDTASIVRLFTLTDGRTRPRHHLNLQTVLGPGRRRPAPGLSAESAKIIALCRQRQCPLAEVAGITGLHVTAVKILVSDLIDAGALMVPVPQTPGDRSDIQLLESLSAFLRTKFPDAVAKAG
- a CDS encoding roadblock/LC7 domain-containing protein, producing MTNDTNGVVASVPSPDAVKGQMTRLLDDFVASTAGVGHALLGSRDGLKQVFSSHMDPDWADELAATFSGMAGLAKGVTGPKGKQVPAQQILVERDDVMFLVTNAGVGSTFNQSGNTVATVLVVLVATDANIGAVAFAIGRLVSRFAPFMTTLVRDRDADGDGAA
- a CDS encoding sensor histidine kinase; amino-acid sequence: MPDRVPSARTVTRHRRRGRRPRVDRYLLDEVGGVLVAPLVCVVGVWSVSVLAAWGFPFTFTQLAIALGGGVLVAVLVGVIRVQAVAASLQGHRDAELQRVAEAAHAAEQTMVWTADQLCRGARPPLPEDPQSAGGDMLDKVIELIGTLKTQGAGSLIRVHDESQAAVLVEMHRTLTRRQHSLIGEMLEHLSSLQNATEDPDLLDWSFKIDHLAMRLRRMVESVSVVLGSQYLRETRTPVKIDTVLRGTKSEVVRYPRVQIVASDVGDAFALPAHVHPDVAHLLAELIDNGLEHSDPATHVVVRTQQVAHGLLIEVEDKATLLMEPEQRDMLNRLLEHPEQTDVAGQVRAGRLGLITSAKIAEKYGLRVWLTMNPMGGTTAHVVVPSRYLVPVTPAVATATISATPEPVAPSQPVQAGVAVQQLVRPAPGNSPANPGATAPLPKRRRIHRPVDGTATEAEVPTQAANPHAVGDWRAGLHAGLSAEPAPSTPPISQF
- a CDS encoding ATP-binding protein codes for the protein MYTGFDMSFACGSGSSAGVIAPADRVVPSRVRLIIRAGLRYWRLPDLVESAELLATELVTNALKHGGGDVGVRLYLTASHLLVEVRDGSHKRPVLGDAALDDEDGRGLFLVASIADDWGVSLDGTTTWCSLPF